The following nucleotide sequence is from Citrus sinensis cultivar Valencia sweet orange chromosome 6, DVS_A1.0, whole genome shotgun sequence.
CAGATATACTTTTGCTcatattaattctaaattaaataaatttcgtaaattaaaattaaactaaaaaaatttaaatactaaaaatgtgaaataaatgTTTTGTGCCAGATTTTTTGAGATATTATCAAAACGGTTGGTATATATTAACAATCTTCGACATGttgtattttatcattttatctagaaattggttattatatgtcttttattttaatagaaataatcaatatgacctagttaatgattttaaataaacaaagaataaacaaactaaagtACCTGTTCTGATTTTATTAGAGAAGGATATGGATCAACCTATGatttatatcaaatttaattttatgtaattctTTGTTGTTGCTTTGTCTATAAATTCGTGTAATTAAggaataataattgaaatttgaatttagtcTACCTTCTAAAATATTGGGTagtaaaatcattatttattttggttgcTTTGAACTTTTTAGTAAATTCTCCCACGAAAGCGTATCATTACTCTTGTTTCAATTGGTAAGATccttttatgaaaaaaaaaacaaggggTTTGAAATGTCAATaaactttttacatttatctACTCTAAAGTAATAATTGATCATAATAAACAATCCGCAAAAATATCGACAAAACATTGTCCaaagtttgagaaaaaaataataaaaaacaaaacattgtccaaagtttgagaaaaaataataaaaaacaaaacattgtcCAAAGTTCAGCGATTGGCCTTAGCAACTCGCTCGATCTCGTCCTTCTTCTTGATGGCATAGCTGAAAATACAAGTGTTAACAATCAGTTTCAAGAAAAGGTAACAATAACAAATTGTAAGTAAAGAGGTAACAATAACAAAGCAGAACTCAGGCCTTAATTAGTTACCTGTTAGATGAACCCTTGGCAGCATTAATGAGTTCATCGGCCAAACATTCCGCAATAGTCTTGATATTACGGAAAGCAGATTCACGAGCACCAGTGGTCAGCAAATAGATTGCTTGATTCACACGGCGCAATGGGGAAATATCAACCGCCTGACGCCTAACAACACCAGCAGATCCAATGCGGGTAGCGTCTTCCCTTGGACCACTGCAGCAGCAACAAAGGAAATTCTAGAAAATTCAATGCAAGAGTACATGGATAAACCAGTTGTATGAATATCTAAGAAAAACTTCCACAaagttttaaagaaaaatcagacTTCAATACCTGTTGATGACAGCATCAACAATGACCTGAATTGGGTTCTGGTCAGTCAAAAGGTGAATGATTTCCATGGCGTGCTTGACAATCCTGACGGCCATCAATTTCTTGCCATTGTTTCTTCCATGCATCATCAGTGAGTTTGTGAGCCTCTCAACAATTGGGCACTGTGCCTTCCTAAACCGCTTCACTGAGTACCTCCCAGCTGTGTGAGGTACATAGGTTGCATTTTTTGCTGCTTGGACTCCAATATAATCACTCAATGAAATGTCATTGACCTATAGCGCATACAATCAAAAAGATCTTCAATAAGGCCAATTACCAATAAAAATACCGAAAAGATACAAATTTCAGAAATAGGATTTACAAGTTGGCCAAGGCGATAGATGATAAAGTACTAAAGAATGTTTGGAAGAACACATTAgtacacacaaaaaaaaaaaaacaattgacAAGCAGTGttcaccaaatttaaaattcactACAAAAACATATGAACACCACTAACACTTGCTTTGTTTCCTCCAGCTTATCCGTAAAACCACAATCCTACGGA
It contains:
- the LOC102616307 gene encoding 40S ribosomal protein S5 codes for the protein MATAVVTQSQDPSQPQYDVKLFNRWTFEDVQVNDISLSDYIGVQAAKNATYVPHTAGRYSVKRFRKAQCPIVERLTNSLMMHGRNNGKKLMAVRIVKHAMEIIHLLTDQNPIQVIVDAVINSGPREDATRIGSAGVVRRQAVDISPLRRVNQAIYLLTTGARESAFRNIKTIAECLADELINAAKGSSNSYAIKKKDEIERVAKANR